In Bacillus sp. DX3.1, the following proteins share a genomic window:
- a CDS encoding DUF421 domain-containing protein, producing MIVFLCNVTFFFLLFIVSIKLLGKSALAQLTPHDFGAIIFLSYLAFSAIPIDGALQGIFGMIVITCLHLFITKLSLLNKLNRFILGNPTILIKHGNILFENLKQSRYPIAELLSNLRVAGYPSVDEIEYAILEANGAISIFPKRELVPLTPKDMNMDVEYTGLPIAVIVDEHIQYDNLKLIHKNEDWLRQELQARGFEDIKDIAFASVQETDGSFTVSLKKSP from the coding sequence TTGATTGTTTTTTTATGTAATGTAACGTTCTTCTTTTTATTATTCATTGTATCGATCAAGCTATTAGGAAAATCAGCACTGGCACAGCTTACCCCGCATGATTTCGGAGCCATTATTTTTTTATCATACTTAGCTTTTAGCGCTATACCTATAGATGGTGCATTGCAAGGCATTTTTGGTATGATCGTTATTACATGTCTCCACCTTTTCATTACAAAACTTAGTTTATTAAATAAACTCAATCGTTTTATCCTTGGCAATCCAACAATTCTTATTAAACATGGAAATATTTTATTTGAGAACTTAAAGCAAAGTAGATACCCTATAGCAGAGTTACTTTCTAATCTTAGGGTAGCTGGATACCCTAGTGTGGATGAGATTGAATATGCCATTTTAGAAGCAAATGGTGCAATCAGCATTTTTCCCAAAAGAGAACTTGTCCCTCTTACTCCAAAGGATATGAATATGGATGTCGAATATACAGGATTACCAATTGCAGTGATTGTTGATGAACACATTCAATATGACAACTTAAAGCTCATTCATAAAAATGAGGATTGGCTGAGACAGGAATTACAAGCAAGAGGATTCGAAGACATAAAAGATATTGCATTTGCTTCTGTCCAAGAAACGGACGGTTCTTTCACTGTTAGCCTAAAAAAATCCCCTTAA
- a CDS encoding YdcF family protein: MKRKKLIKYIFILFMIVVSYMGALQYTIYKHGHMEAPNDAEYMILLGARVKGNEPSLSLQYRIDKAAEYLKKHQQTTVIVSGGKGKGENISEASAMKRELMEQEIEEERIIMEDRSTSTDENIKFSKSLIPSNKQKGIIVTNDFHMYRAKKIAEKQGLQLDGLSAKTPKMIAIKSNVREYLAITKYWLMNQI; the protein is encoded by the coding sequence TTGAAAAGAAAAAAGCTTATAAAGTATATCTTTATTTTGTTTATGATTGTAGTAAGTTACATGGGTGCCTTGCAATATACAATTTACAAGCATGGTCATATGGAAGCACCAAATGATGCGGAATATATGATTTTACTTGGTGCACGTGTGAAAGGAAATGAGCCGTCTCTTTCACTGCAATATCGGATTGATAAAGCCGCAGAGTATTTAAAAAAACACCAACAAACGACTGTGATTGTATCTGGTGGGAAAGGAAAAGGAGAGAATATTTCCGAAGCATCGGCAATGAAACGGGAATTAATGGAACAAGAAATTGAAGAGGAACGAATTATAATGGAAGATCGTTCTACAAGTACAGATGAAAATATAAAATTCTCAAAATCTCTTATTCCATCAAATAAGCAAAAAGGTATTATTGTTACGAATGATTTTCATATGTATCGTGCAAAAAAGATTGCCGAAAAACAAGGTTTACAGTTAGATGGTCTTTCTGCAAAAACACCAAAAATGATTGCCATTAAATCTAATGTTCGTGAATATTTGGCGATTACAAAGTATTGGCTGATGAATCAAATATAA
- a CDS encoding DUF4870 domain-containing protein: MKGNNILSSLCYFSIFFAPFLLPIIVYFIAEDDVKYHAKKALWTHIIPYAILFGGFALSGAFGISMGESTSVGFGIIATYVIFAIVGIYYFVWNIIKGVTVLKTA, encoded by the coding sequence ATGAAAGGCAATAATATTTTATCTTCATTATGTTACTTTAGTATTTTCTTTGCACCGTTTTTACTACCAATTATCGTCTACTTTATTGCAGAAGATGACGTGAAATATCATGCGAAAAAAGCATTATGGACACACATTATTCCCTACGCAATATTATTTGGCGGATTTGCTTTAAGTGGTGCATTTGGTATTAGTATGGGAGAGTCAACAAGTGTTGGTTTCGGTATTATCGCAACTTATGTGATATTTGCGATTGTAGGAATTTATTATTTCGTTTGGAATATTATCAAAGGTGTAACGGTGTTAAAAACAGCATAG
- the nfsA gene encoding oxygen-insensitive NADPH nitroreductase, producing MNEMIHTMEQHVSVRKYKNEPIPKNIAERMVQAAQHAASSHFVQAYSVVYVTDAALKEQLAELSGNRHVKDCAAFFVCCADLKRLEIACEKHGTEIKHDTTENFIVATVDASLFAQNLALAAESFGYGICYIGGIRNNPEGVSELLHLPDKVYPVFGMTVGVPDEDHAVKPRLPVGAILHENAYDENKYNELLEEYDHTTNEYYKGRLANQKDVTWTGSMSAFMSKEKRLHMKEFLNEKGFNKK from the coding sequence ATGAATGAAATGATACATACGATGGAACAGCACGTATCAGTCCGCAAATATAAAAATGAGCCAATTCCAAAGAATATAGCTGAAAGGATGGTCCAAGCTGCTCAGCATGCAGCATCCTCTCATTTTGTTCAAGCGTACTCTGTTGTATATGTCACAGATGCGGCACTCAAAGAACAATTAGCAGAGTTATCTGGAAATCGTCATGTGAAAGATTGTGCAGCGTTTTTTGTTTGTTGTGCAGACTTGAAGCGGTTAGAAATAGCATGTGAAAAACATGGCACGGAAATCAAACATGATACAACAGAAAACTTTATTGTCGCTACTGTAGATGCTTCGCTTTTCGCACAAAACTTAGCGCTTGCAGCCGAATCTTTCGGATACGGTATTTGTTATATTGGCGGAATTCGTAACAACCCAGAGGGGGTAAGTGAACTTCTTCATTTACCAGATAAAGTGTACCCAGTGTTTGGAATGACAGTTGGAGTACCAGATGAAGATCATGCAGTGAAACCTCGTTTACCAGTGGGAGCTATCTTACATGAAAATGCGTATGATGAGAACAAATATAACGAATTATTAGAGGAATATGACCATACGACAAATGAGTATTACAAGGGAAGACTGGCAAACCAAAAGGATGTTACATGGACCGGATCGATGAGTGCTTTCATGTCGAAAGAGAAGAGATTGCATATGAAGGAATTTTTGAATGAAAAAGGGTTTAACAAAAAATAA
- a CDS encoding phospholipase C, which yields MKRKIFAIASVIALTAPIQSVAFAHENDQQYDPPIAQRWSAESIHNEGVSSHLWIVNRAIDIMSQNTTVVKQNETALLNEWRTDLEKGIYSADYQNPYYDNSTFASHFYDPDTGGTYLPFAKQAKQTGAKYFKLAGEAYQNKDMQKAFFYLGLSLHYLGDVNQPMHAANFTNISHPFGFHSKYENFVDTVKDNYRVTDGNGYWNWQSVNPEDWVHASAAAAKVDFPSIVNSKTKGWFIKAAVSQDSADKWRAEVTPVTGKRLMEAQRITAGYIHLWFDTYVNQQ from the coding sequence ATGAAAAGAAAAATTTTTGCTATAGCTTCTGTAATTGCTTTAACAGCCCCTATTCAAAGTGTGGCGTTTGCACATGAAAATGATCAGCAATATGATCCACCTATTGCTCAAAGATGGTCAGCAGAATCTATACATAATGAAGGAGTAAGTTCTCATTTATGGATTGTAAACAGAGCCATTGATATTATGTCCCAAAATACGACTGTTGTGAAGCAAAATGAGACAGCTCTATTAAATGAATGGCGTACTGATCTAGAGAAAGGTATTTACTCTGCAGATTATCAAAACCCATACTATGATAATTCCACATTCGCTTCCCATTTCTACGATCCTGATACAGGAGGTACGTATCTTCCATTTGCAAAACAAGCAAAGCAAACAGGAGCAAAATATTTTAAATTAGCTGGTGAAGCCTATCAAAATAAAGATATGCAAAAAGCATTCTTTTATTTAGGATTATCACTTCATTATTTAGGGGATGTCAATCAGCCTATGCATGCAGCAAACTTTACTAACATTTCGCATCCATTTGGCTTCCACTCAAAATATGAAAACTTCGTCGATACAGTGAAAGACAATTATAGAGTAACAGATGGAAATGGTTATTGGAATTGGCAAAGTGTAAATCCAGAAGATTGGGTTCATGCTTCGGCTGCTGCTGCAAAAGTTGATTTTCCATCAATTGTTAATAGTAAGACGAAAGGTTGGTTTATAAAAGCGGCAGTATCACAAGACTCAGCTGATAAATGGCGCGCTGAGGTAACACCGGTAACGGGAAAACGTTTAATGGAAGCACAGCGTATTACAGCTGGATATATCCATTTATGGTTTGATACGTACGTGAATCAACAATAA
- a CDS encoding XRE family transcriptional regulator yields MENIDIGKKVKKYRKAKGLNSRELAKLAAITPSMLSQIERGLANPSIQTLKVLAKTLDVPTFSFFIEETNTDDLIVRSNKRKKMIVDNLSYELLSPDFTGNLATAIMNVPPNTSSSENPLEHKGEEVAVILEGKILLYLDEEQYLLEAGDSVKIPANLKHKWENNFNEIAIVLFSVTPPSF; encoded by the coding sequence ATGGAAAATATAGACATTGGTAAGAAAGTTAAAAAATACAGAAAAGCTAAAGGATTGAATAGTAGGGAGTTAGCAAAATTAGCTGCGATTACACCTTCAATGTTAAGCCAAATTGAACGAGGTTTAGCAAATCCTTCCATACAAACCCTAAAGGTCTTAGCTAAAACCCTCGATGTTCCAACATTTAGTTTTTTTATTGAAGAAACAAATACAGATGATTTAATCGTAAGATCCAATAAACGTAAGAAAATGATCGTTGATAATTTATCTTATGAGCTATTGTCACCTGATTTTACTGGTAATTTGGCAACAGCGATTATGAATGTTCCCCCAAATACCTCTTCGTCAGAAAATCCTCTAGAACATAAAGGTGAGGAAGTTGCAGTCATTTTAGAAGGAAAAATTCTGTTGTATTTAGATGAAGAACAATATTTATTAGAAGCTGGTGATAGTGTAAAAATACCGGCAAATTTGAAACATAAATGGGAAAATAATTTTAATGAAATTGCAATTGTATTATTTTCAGTTACCCCACCTTCGTTTTAA
- a CDS encoding response regulator transcription factor, which translates to MKKRIVIIEDEDNIREICRRYLEREGYEVYTAENGEEGWNLFQQYQPDIIILDLMIPKKDGWELCGEIRQHSNVPIIILTARGEERDRILGLTMGADDYVTKPFSPRELVLRVQIILRRGNQATIQMQEPVSEMVKFLDLEIYPKKRRVFVCGHEIELTVKEFEVLYIMAKHPRQVFSRSQLLEQIWDFEYEGCTNAVTVLVSRLREKLEKHTTKNRWIHTVWGIGYRFEPDGVDEI; encoded by the coding sequence ATGAAAAAAAGAATTGTAATTATAGAAGATGAAGATAATATCCGAGAAATATGCAGGCGGTACTTAGAAAGAGAAGGATATGAGGTATACACAGCTGAAAACGGTGAAGAAGGTTGGAACTTATTTCAGCAATATCAACCAGATATCATTATTTTAGATTTGATGATACCGAAAAAAGATGGTTGGGAACTATGTGGGGAAATTCGACAGCACTCTAATGTTCCTATTATTATTTTAACTGCTAGGGGAGAAGAAAGAGATCGAATTTTGGGATTAACAATGGGTGCGGATGATTATGTAACAAAGCCGTTTTCCCCTCGTGAATTAGTATTAAGGGTGCAAATTATATTACGAAGAGGGAATCAAGCAACAATACAAATGCAAGAACCAGTATCAGAAATGGTAAAATTCCTAGATTTAGAGATTTATCCAAAGAAAAGACGTGTATTTGTTTGTGGACATGAAATCGAGTTAACAGTTAAAGAATTTGAGGTACTTTATATAATGGCAAAACATCCAAGACAAGTATTTTCACGATCTCAACTTCTTGAGCAAATTTGGGATTTTGAGTATGAAGGGTGCACAAATGCAGTAACAGTATTAGTGAGTCGTCTACGTGAAAAATTGGAGAAGCATACAACAAAGAACCGTTGGATTCATACAGTGTGGGGCATAGGTTATCGCTTTGAGCCGGATGGAGTAGATGAAATATGA
- a CDS encoding HAMP domain-containing sensor histidine kinase has translation MKLRNQLLLMNLLSTSIILVSIWYSERQMLLRPEQTRLLIGIVIVALIFSTIIYWLMTRPIMKSIQNLIALTKQFSDRHFETMYIIGKEPEEFKELATAFQQMAKKLEEGFTKLEEGEKARTELIANISHDLRTPMASIQLMIEALQDDLIEDPDMKMQYLTTILNEIQRLSGLINNLFELSKLELGQETFHPSLTHVDSILLEVLDSHAILLKDKNIQLQLCVSDTLPRIWIMPCKIVRVISNLLHNAIRHSPICGTIELIVEENKQKQQVQFTLRDEGEGIALDDQLRIFERFFRTDPSRSSQSGGSGLGLAIVKSLVEMHKGEIGVRDRSDGKQGCEFWFTLPVSSEKK, from the coding sequence ATGAAATTACGTAATCAATTGTTATTGATGAATTTATTGAGCACGAGTATCATATTAGTTTCTATCTGGTATAGTGAAAGGCAGATGTTACTTAGACCGGAACAAACACGGTTATTAATAGGAATTGTAATCGTAGCGCTGATTTTCTCAACCATTATTTATTGGTTAATGACACGTCCTATTATGAAATCTATTCAAAATTTAATTGCATTAACCAAACAATTTAGTGATAGACATTTTGAAACGATGTATATAATAGGGAAAGAACCAGAAGAATTTAAAGAATTGGCGACAGCTTTTCAACAAATGGCTAAAAAATTAGAAGAAGGCTTTACTAAGTTAGAAGAAGGAGAAAAAGCACGTACTGAGCTGATTGCAAATATATCCCATGACTTACGAACCCCCATGGCTAGCATACAATTGATGATAGAAGCGTTACAGGATGATTTAATTGAAGATCCTGATATGAAAATGCAATATCTAACGACAATTCTAAACGAAATACAAAGATTAAGTGGATTAATTAATAACTTGTTTGAACTTTCTAAGTTAGAACTTGGACAAGAAACTTTTCATCCAAGTTTAACACATGTAGACAGCATTCTGTTAGAAGTACTAGATTCACATGCTATCTTATTAAAGGACAAAAATATCCAGTTGCAATTGTGCGTCTCAGATACGCTACCACGAATTTGGATTATGCCATGTAAAATAGTACGGGTTATCAGTAATTTATTACATAATGCAATTCGGCACTCTCCTATATGTGGGACAATCGAGTTGATCGTAGAGGAAAATAAACAGAAACAGCAAGTCCAATTCACTTTGCGTGATGAAGGGGAAGGGATTGCTCTAGATGATCAATTGCGCATATTTGAACGTTTTTTTAGAACAGATCCATCAAGAAGTTCACAATCTGGAGGGTCTGGACTCGGACTAGCCATTGTAAAATCACTAGTTGAAATGCACAAAGGAGAAATTGGTGTTCGAGATCGTTCTGATGGGAAACAGGGATGTGAATTTTGGTTTACTCTTCCCGTTTCATCAGAAAAGAAATAA
- a CDS encoding heavy metal-binding domain-containing protein: MIVTTTSAIQGKEIIEYIDIVNGEAIMGANIVRDLFASVRDVVGGRSGAYESKLKEARDIAMEEMKVLAKQKGANAIVGIDVDYEVVRDGMLMVAVSGTAVRV, encoded by the coding sequence ATGATTGTAACAACAACTTCTGCTATTCAAGGAAAAGAAATTATTGAGTATATTGACATTGTAAACGGTGAAGCAATTATGGGCGCAAATATCGTACGCGATCTATTTGCTTCTGTTCGTGACGTTGTTGGTGGCCGTTCTGGTGCATATGAAAGTAAATTGAAAGAAGCACGTGATATTGCAATGGAAGAAATGAAAGTTCTTGCGAAGCAAAAAGGTGCAAATGCAATTGTTGGTATTGATGTAGACTACGAAGTCGTTCGTGATGGAATGTTAATGGTGGCCGTAAGCGGTACAGCGGTACGTGTGTAA
- a CDS encoding DUF5937 family protein encodes MLHITSWFERHVKVVYSPFREMLLSLHVLSNPAHHVKRLEWAENLSFQPRRPPPLNEVKVGDESVFSFFKENHLFCRTYVPSCCIIILSNKMR; translated from the coding sequence ATGTTACATATTACATCTTGGTTTGAACGACATGTCAAAGTTGTTTATTCACCATTTCGCGAAATGCTATTAAGTTTACACGTTTTATCTAATCCAGCACACCATGTGAAACGGCTAGAATGGGCAGAGAATTTATCATTTCAACCGAGAAGACCCCCTCCTCTAAACGAAGTAAAGGTGGGGGATGAATCGGTTTTTTCTTTTTTTAAAGAAAACCATCTTTTTTGTAGAACATACGTTCCATCTTGTTGTATAATTATCTTATCAAACAAAATGAGGTGA
- a CDS encoding IS200/IS605 family accessory protein TnpB-related protein, with translation MKKAYFSKRIYKRDVPYEMVDTLTKTMETFNRAKRFAFQTIVREKRWSRKMHTDSLHLVLKRKYQLNDYYANSAVQEEKALFTGLIELQKIYEKQTQEKLKKIKKKLKQERTKLTKLRKIKQSCVKGKITFPKNSRFSKNNNIISLSRKEDTFIWLNEYLFEHQYLDVQIKRIQAKIGRLTHRQYRLKQKLESYQTHIPSAVFGSKKLFRSQFTIDEFIHNHDKWKILFSRARNKQFILSGRKDAKHGNFVFQYVAQNQELWMTTSTGKLVMFPAITFPYGQEIIEEVITNQLQCKNKKKHGKPIAWSVEDYGEYYIVKCLVDVPENPHTNYSKADGVIGVDCNLNHFAWAHVTKDGNYKGSGSLRFSMIGKSTGQITKIIEAEVIRLVDLAHQYNKPIVIEKLDTTQSKTGDRYGNKRANRMKSMFAYKKMTNAILNRADKMGVAVFRVNPAYTSISGKMKYMRKLGISIHQSAAFTIGRRGLGYKEKVPQVLQSYIPKKEVHHWTHWHQLNNRFDIRTHHFYQLYHVNQPKEALQIERLDLFESEKKKLAKLFA, from the coding sequence GTGAAGAAAGCGTATTTTTCGAAACGGATCTATAAAAGGGACGTACCGTATGAAATGGTAGATACATTGACAAAGACAATGGAAACATTTAATCGGGCGAAACGCTTTGCATTTCAAACGATTGTTCGGGAAAAACGTTGGAGCCGTAAGATGCATACAGATAGTCTTCATCTTGTTCTTAAGCGGAAATATCAATTGAATGATTACTATGCAAACAGTGCGGTGCAAGAAGAAAAGGCGTTGTTTACAGGTTTAATAGAGTTGCAGAAGATATATGAGAAACAAACACAAGAGAAGCTCAAGAAAATCAAAAAGAAGTTGAAGCAAGAACGTACAAAACTGACAAAGCTTCGTAAAATCAAACAAAGTTGTGTGAAAGGAAAGATTACGTTTCCCAAAAACTCCCGCTTTTCGAAGAACAATAATATTATCTCCTTGTCTCGTAAAGAGGACACATTCATTTGGCTGAATGAATATCTGTTTGAGCACCAGTACTTAGATGTTCAAATCAAAAGGATTCAAGCAAAAATCGGTCGTTTGACTCATCGACAATACCGTTTAAAGCAGAAGCTTGAATCGTACCAAACGCATATTCCTAGCGCGGTGTTTGGGAGTAAAAAACTGTTTCGGTCTCAATTTACAATCGATGAGTTTATACATAACCATGACAAATGGAAAATATTATTTTCCCGTGCTCGAAATAAACAATTCATTCTATCTGGCCGTAAAGATGCCAAACACGGAAATTTTGTGTTTCAGTATGTTGCCCAGAATCAGGAATTATGGATGACGACAAGTACAGGAAAACTAGTTATGTTTCCAGCTATCACATTCCCGTATGGACAAGAAATCATTGAGGAAGTGATCACAAACCAATTACAGTGTAAGAATAAGAAAAAACATGGCAAACCGATTGCGTGGTCTGTTGAAGACTATGGTGAGTATTATATTGTGAAATGCTTAGTCGATGTACCGGAAAACCCGCACACGAATTACAGTAAAGCGGATGGGGTGATTGGTGTAGATTGTAATCTAAATCATTTTGCTTGGGCGCATGTAACGAAGGATGGGAATTACAAAGGAAGTGGTTCCCTCCGTTTTTCCATGATAGGTAAATCTACCGGACAAATCACAAAGATAATTGAAGCGGAAGTCATTCGATTAGTTGACCTCGCGCATCAGTATAACAAGCCGATTGTAATAGAGAAGTTAGATACCACGCAATCCAAGACAGGTGATCGATACGGAAATAAGCGGGCGAATCGAATGAAGAGTATGTTCGCTTATAAGAAGATGACAAACGCGATTCTCAATCGTGCGGATAAAATGGGCGTGGCTGTCTTTCGAGTCAATCCAGCTTACACTTCTATCTCAGGGAAGATGAAATATATGCGGAAACTCGGCATCTCTATTCATCAATCCGCGGCTTTTACGATTGGACGTCGTGGATTAGGGTATAAGGAAAAAGTACCTCAGGTGCTTCAGTCTTATATTCCAAAGAAAGAAGTGCACCACTGGACCCATTGGCATCAATTAAATAATCGATTTGATATTCGTACGCATCATTTCTATCAGTTATATCATGTGAATCAGCCGAAAGAGGCATTACAAATCGAGCGATTAGACTTATTTGAAAGTGAAAAGAAAAAACTAGCAAAACTGTTTGCATAA
- a CDS encoding NUDIX hydrolase, giving the protein MGVFQGAAALCKNGDGELLMVLQGRPDVKEAELKWSVPSGGKFEEETFEQCCIREVKEETGYDVRIVRNVYEKKGDSNGYNIHIVYYEVEVIGGQKEICDPDGLIHKIDWKRIEEIEGIGLSFPEDKKLLQQFYNRSVSERL; this is encoded by the coding sequence ATGGGAGTATTTCAAGGTGCAGCAGCATTATGTAAAAATGGTGATGGGGAATTATTAATGGTACTGCAAGGTCGTCCAGATGTAAAAGAGGCAGAGTTGAAATGGTCTGTTCCATCGGGCGGGAAGTTCGAAGAGGAAACATTCGAACAGTGCTGTATACGTGAAGTAAAAGAGGAGACAGGATACGATGTGCGGATTGTTCGAAACGTGTATGAAAAGAAGGGTGACAGTAACGGATATAATATCCATATTGTGTATTACGAAGTTGAAGTAATTGGTGGACAAAAAGAAATATGTGATCCAGATGGCTTGATTCATAAAATTGATTGGAAAAGAATCGAAGAGATAGAAGGAATCGGCCTTTCATTTCCAGAAGATAAAAAATTATTGCAGCAGTTTTATAATCGTTCTGTAAGCGAACGATTATAA